GCTGGATGCGCCGGGCAGGCTGGATGCGCCGGGCAGGCTGGATGCGCCGGGCAGGCCGGATGCGCGCCGAGCCTAGTCGACGAGGCGGGAGCGCAGCGAGATGAGCTCGGCCTCGGTCATGCCGGCGTCGATCAAGTCAGCCCACGGATCGAACTCCTCGAGCTGCTCGACCACGGCCGACTCGATCGTGTACCCCTGCTCGGCTAAGCGTGCGGCAATTGCGTCGGCTCGGTCGGGGAAGTCGAGCCGCTTGAAGAACGGCCCAAGTTCGTTCGCGCTCATCGCGTAGTCGGCTGCGATCGCCGCAGGCTCCACTTCCGCGAGCGCGAGCAGCGCAAACGTGAGCAGGCCCGTGCGGTCGCGACCGATCGCGCAGTGATAGACCACCCCGCCCGGAGATGCCGCGAGCGCCCGCAGCACGGCGACAACTCGATGCGGCTGCTCTTTAATAACCGGACTAAAGAAACGCGGCGAGCCAAGCCGCCCCTCCTGCGCAAGTCGCTTCCAGA
This DNA window, taken from Gulosibacter molinativorax, encodes the following:
- a CDS encoding tyrosine-protein phosphatase, producing the protein MEHRKLGWDGFYNARDLGGLPRIGGGETMFGRFARSADLRFVTDAGLEQLGISGFQTVLDLRNDFETRLKPRNENEAQANAHRVPPTPEPQFPDGIFGVRVPLDATGDIEFWKRLAQEGRLGSPRFFSPVIKEQPHRVVAVLRALAASPGGVVYHCAIGRDRTGLLTFALLALAEVEPAAIAADYAMSANELGPFFKRLDFPDRADAIAARLAEQGYTIESAVVEQLEEFDPWADLIDAGMTEAELISLRSRLVD